The DNA window TCTATAAATGCATCTTCAAGCTGAATCTCTTTATCCGTGCTTGCAAAAGCCCTTTTAAGATCATCAATATCTTTTCGTTTTTTGTTAATCAAGCCCTTGCTGTCAAACATGAAAAGATTTTTTTTCTGCGCACCAAGTTCAATCATCAGGCTGGCACAGGACAATGCTGCCGCGCCTGCTCCATTAAATACAATTTTAATGTCCTTTATTTTTTTGCCATTCAAATCCAACGCATTTATCAGCGCAGCACAGGAAATTATTGCGGTGCCGTGTTGGTCATCGTGCATGACAGGAATATCCATTTTATCCCGGAGTTCCCTTTCTATTTCAAATGCTTCCGGCGATTTGATGTCCTCCAGATTGATCCCTCCAAAAGTCGGTTCCAGCGATTTGACAATTTTTATAAATTCTTTCGGATCGGTTTCGTCTATTTCCAAATCAAATACATCGATTCCTGCAAATTTTTTAAAAAGCACGCCTTTACCCTCCATTACGGGCTTACTTGCCTCAGGCCCAATATTTCCAAGTCCTAATACGGCTGTGCCATTTGAAATAACACCTACAAGATTGCCCTTGGCTGTATAGCGATATACGTCGGTAGGATTTTCGGCAATATCCTTACAAGGTTCTGCAACGCCCGGTGAATATGCCAATGCCAGGTCTTGTTGTGAGCTTAATGGTTTGGTAGGAATAACCTCTATTTTTCCCGGCTTTCCCTGCTCATGATAGGATAGAGCATCCTTTCTTCTAATCTTAATAGCCATAGGCGAGGTTCTTTAATGGCAAATATAGCCATATCAATAAGTAATAATCAATTGTATGAAAGGGCGGGGCTTGTTATGATTCCATATCTTCTTCTGAATAGATTTTGAATGTATATAACACCGCTTCCAGCTCTCTAACTATATGCCTTTTAATTTTATTGGGAGCGTACAGGAAGCCCTCTATATAATACATTCGATTTGAGGCTTCATCAACAAAGGTATAGGAGATAAATGGACCTCCCCTTGTGTTGTTTTTGAGTTTCCAGAGACCGCGGCATTCAATGGCAAATTTTCCATTGAAATCCACTTTTTGGCTAAGTACCGGCAAATACTTTTCATCCGTGAGCATGTAGGAAACGGTGTCTTTTTCACCACTACCAAAAAGATGATTTTTGCCAATTTCATTTCTCCATTTAATGATAGAATCTTTTTCAAACTCGGCTTCTGATAGGTAATTTTTCCGTGCTATTATTAGATTCCTGAAAAGATCTGTACCCAATTGACTCATCCAAACAAATGTGTCGCGATCAACTGCCAAATCGTATCCGAAAGGTACCCTGAATCCATACTCATGTTTGTTTTCCAGGTACTTGGTCAAATCTTTTTCTTCCTTACCGCGGTACAATTCCAATTGAATTCTTCTTCTTTCATGATCATCGATCATGTCGATAATGTTCTGCTCGTTGTTTTTCACATTTTCAATGAGCTCTTTTTCATTTCGGCCATAGAGGTGAATTACCAATTGGTTTTTTGCAAATTCATCCTTCCTTGTATAAATAAATTCCTTTCCGTCTTTCTTTATTTTATTAAGTGATTTTTTTGAAAAATAACCCTGAATTCTCCTATTGGCCTTTGATTTGTTGTCCAATGTAGTGACGTAGATAATTGTGGATTGATATTTTAATAAGCCATCGAACAAGGATGGTTTAATATGTCTCAAATTAAAATAAGCTTCTGCCTGGGGAAGTCCCGGAAATGGTTTTTGAAAAGTAGTTTTTAATGCATATCCCAGCTCACCTTCCCATTGCAATGAATCCATAACAAGAACTACTTCACCGTAAGCACCCTGACTGTTTTTTTTGGTGCTGGTATTATTTCTAATTTCCTCGCAAGAGCTGAATAAGATGATGAGAACAGAAAAACCGAATACGAAATAACTTTTCATGAATAGAATATATTAAAACCGAAATTGATCTGGCTAAAATATAAAAGCCTTTTAAACTTGAGCCGATTGAACCAGAGTATCTTGATAACGAAAGGCCAATTCTTCTATTTCTTTTTTCTTGGGAAGGGCGTTGATCCATTCCTCGGGTATCTTTTCACCTCCGTAAAATATCGCAGCAAGAGCTCCTGAAAGTGCGGCGTTGGTATCTGTATCTTCTCCTAAATTAACCGCTTTTAGTACACATTCGGTATAAGAACGGCTTTTCATAAAAGACCAAAGTACCGCTTCAAGGGAATGAATTACATAACAGGAAGCTTTAATTTCAGATTCATAATAGGTCGAAATAGAATTTTTTAAAATTCTGTCATAATCTGAAACGACTTTTTTATTCAATTCCTCGTGACTCCCTATAAATTCATTGACCTTGTCCTGCATTTTTTTGTAGGCCATCAATTTATTATTGCCATTTATCAATTGAATACAAAACTCAATATAAATAAAGCAGGCTAAAACAGATTTTTGATTGCTATGTGTAATGGATGAAATTTCTTTGATCTTTTTATATCTGTTTTCTACATCGTCTTCCAGTACATCAAATGCGAGGGGTAAAATTCTCATAAGGGCTCCATTACCCGTGGCATAGTCCTCGAAATCGCCTGATTCTTCCGGGCTAACACCTCTGTTCAATCTTTCAATGGCATTTTTGGTAGAAGTTTCAAGATGAAATAATTTGCCATGAGGGGTCCAGTAATTTCGGAAATAAAAATCGGTTAGTTTTTTACAGAAGTCTTTTACATTATATCCATTGCAAAGACTTTCCATGAAGATAAAAGAAAGTGAACTGTCATCTGACCAGGTCCCTGCCGGTTGACTATGAGTTCCATTCTGACGCATGCCAACGACGGGGTCATTTTTTAATACCGATCTTGATTTATATTCAACAGGTAATCCCAGAGCATCTCCAACTGCGAATCCAAATATTGCATCTCGAACGAGATTGCGACTCATGCTCATTGTTCTTGATTTAGGCGTTCCAATAAAATGACTTAATAGCCTAAAGTATTACAAATTTGAGAAATTATCAAGTATTTAATAATGAAGCTTTTACCGACTTAATTATTCTTCCAGAAGCTTAGTGATCTCATCAAATTTTTCGTCTGAATATTCTCCGGAGGTATTGTGCAAAATATTTCCTTCCTCGTCGAGGATAAAGAAATAGGGAACATCTTTGGCGCCAAAATTTAAAACCTCTTTATAATCGTTGATACTCCCCTCATATACGAGGATATAAGAATGAAGACGGGGATCGATCCCTTCTTTCATTTTCTTAACGATTTTACCACTTGCCGCCTTTGCTGCGCCTTTAAGCATGGGGATAAAAATTATATTAACATCGTAATCTGTAACGGGAATCAGACTGTTTTTTGGTGGATCGATAAATGTTCGGTAAGCCGGTTCAAACCAGGATCTTAAATCTTCATCCGACTTTTTTGAAAATGCGAGCCCTACTATGGTTTTCTTGCCATTGAAATCTTTCGGAATTGTCATGGAATTGTCTTCAAGCGTAATTCCAGCAATATCAGGAAATGGGCTTTGAGCTTGCAGATTATGGGAACCAAATAAACTGAGCGCAAAAGTCAATACAATTAATCGTTTCATAGAATAGTATTTGTTTCAATTCTCTTTTTTAAACGCTTAAAAAAAATCTTTGTTGATTTTCATCGAAAAAATTTACGTGAGGAAAAAGAATAAAGCTTAATTTAATAGCCCAAATGCAATATGGAAGATCTGTTAAATAAAAAGGAATTTATAAATGCCACCAATCTGCACAAATTCCGAATGGAACTGGCGGCAGGGCTATTGATGAAGATTACCGGTTTGAGCAATCTCAATAAACTTTATCTTCAAATTGCGGAGAACCAGGATTTTTCATTTATCGAAAAACTTCTGGATGAATTAAACATACAAATCGATATTAATGAGGTCGATTTTGAAAATATCCCAAAGGAGGGGGCCTTCGTTACGGTATCTAATCATCCTTTTGGCATGCTCGACGGAATTTTGCTTTTGTATCTAGTGGCTTCCCGGCGTCCTGATTTTAAAGTAGTGGCCAATTTCCTTTTAAAAAAAATCGGGCCCATAGAAAATTTTTTTATTCCCGTCAATCCATTTGACGGTAGCTCCGGAAGCCTTGGAGGTATGAGAGAGGCATTAAAACATTTAGATACGGGGAAACCTATTGGGATATTTCCTGCCGGAGAGGTTGCAAGTTTGCATCCAAAGGGGGAACAAATTATTTCAGACCGCCAATGGCAATTGCCATCGATGAAACTGGTGAAGAAAGCAAGAGTTCCGGTAGTGCCAATCTATTTTAAAGGGGGCAATAGTGTTGTATTTCAATTGCTGGGATTAATCCACCCCATGTTGAGGACTGCCACACTAGCTTCAGAATTTTTAAAAAAGAAAAATGCCACAATCAAAGTTCGAATTGGAAGGCCTATTTCCGTTGCTGATCAGGACCGATTTGTGAGATATGACAATTATGCACGATACCTTAGGGCCAAAACTTATTCGCTCAATGCATCTCTCGATGTTAAAAAGTTTTATTTGCCAAAATTTTCAGACTTGCGCAGGGCAATGCCTATCTGCGAAAAAGAGCCTCAGGACTTGATAGAAAAGGAAATAGAGAGCATTAAAAATCAATTAATTCTTGAGAAGAATAATTTCAGAGTTTACATTTCCCGGGCTGATGAAATTCCTCATATTTTAAAAGAACTGGGCCGGCTCCGTGAAATTACATTCAGGGAAGTTGGGGAAGGTACCAACAAAGAGCGAGATCTGGATGCCTATGACTTGTATTATCAGCACTTATTTGTTTGGGATACCCTGGAAAAAGAAATTATAGCAGCTTACAGAATTGGCCGGGGAATGGACATAATGCAGCGTTATGGTAAACGCGGATTTTATATTCATAGCCTTTTTAAAATTGATGATGAATTTAATCCCTATCTCGAAAAGTCACTTGAACTCGGTCGATCATTTGTAGTTAAAAAACATCAGAAAAAACCACTTCCTTTATTTTTACTGTGGAAAGGAATCTTGCACCACCTAATGCATCATCCGGAATATTTGTATATCATCGGGCCGGTCAGTATTAGCAATTCCTATTCCAGGCTTTCAAAAAATTTATTGGTCGCCTACATCAAGAAATTTCACTACAATAAAGAATTGGCAAGATTTATCAAGGCCAGAAAAAATTTCAAACTCGGTTTAAAGCGAGTGGATTCAGAAATTTTGATGGAGGGAATGGATAAAAATACCTTCACGCAAATTGATAAAACCATTGCAGGCATCGAGCCCTTTCATTTGTCAATTCCCGTTTTACTCAAGAAATATATAAAGGAAAATGCCGAAATAATCGGTTTCAACGTCGATCCTCATTTCAACAATTCGCTCGACGGTTTGATGATACTCGATCTTAAAAATTTAAATTCTGATATGGTCGAAAAGCTTAATAAAGAAATGAAGGAGGAAAGTCAAAATTCATAAACGAAACAATCTGAATACTGATTTTTTAATGTTTGTTGCAATTCCTGTGCTTTTTTAGCACTTTTTATATGCCCGATAATTACCTTGTACACAGGTACCTGGTTCACATCTACAACCTCAACAATGACTTTTTTCTGATATGACTTTTTCAGATTGTGAATGGTTTCCATCATATTGGTCAATTCTCTAAAGGTAGCGATCTGCACCCCAAACCCAGCCGGACTTATTGCTTCAGAATGCACTTCGTAAAATTCCTTTTTGTGTTCAGGTACATCTCTGTTGGCTCTTTTATGACTCGATTTACCTTTTTCCATCTGGTCACTGTGTTCCAATACTTCAATTTCTACCTCAGCCAATCCTTCATGAACAAAACCTAGGGCTTCGGCTGCAGATTTTGACAGGTCAATTAGACGACCTTCAACATATGGCCCTCTGTCGTTAACTTCCACCTCAACAAAATTCCCATTCTTTATATTTGTAACCTTTACGATCGTTCCAAATGGAAGCATAAGATGTGCTGCCGTCAATTTTGAAGCCCGGTATTTATCCCCACTTGCTGTTTCTTTTCCCTCAAAACTATCGTCATAAAAACTGGCAGTTCCTGTTTGCTTAAATACGCTTTGAGACATTGCGGAGGACCAAATTAATAGGAGTAAAATGCAAAGAGGCAGCCTGCGATAGTTCATAATGTTTTATTTAATGTCAAATTAGTTCATTTTGATACAGACCATCAAATTTGGCAATGAAATATTAAAGTAAAATCATCGAAAATTTCACGATTCTGACTTTATATTAATTCTTAATAATTAAATAATTCAAATGAAAAAATCTGAATTCATATATTTGCGGCTTGTAGAATTGTGAAAGCGAATTTAAAATGGTAGACATCCCTGATTACAGCCAAGGAATTCTGATGCCCTGGGGTGGCATCGCCTTTGGAGTCCTGATTATTACAGAAATCATTTTCAGTTTAAAGTACGATAAAGAATTGTACCAATGGAAGGATTTCGCGGCGAGCACATCGATGGGCCTAGGAGCAACTATACTTTCAGTAGCATCAAAAGCATGGGCCTTTTTTCTTTTTTTTGCGGTATATGAATTATTTAATGTTTACGACCCGGCCACTGGTTGGTACAAAAATATTCTAGGTTATGCATCTTTTGGTTTTGAATGGTATATGTTCCTCATCTGTCAGTTTTTTGATGATTTCAATTACTACTGGCATCATCGATTGAGTCATGAAATCAGAGTACTTTGGGCAGCGCATATCGTTCATCACTCCTCTGATAATTTTAATCTTGGAACGGCAATAAGAAATGGTTGGGTGACCTTGTTTTACAAACCGCTATTCTGGTTGTGGTTGCCGGCGCTGGGATTTCATCCAATAATGGTGATGACCTGCCTTGCCATACAGTCGCTATGGCAATTTCAATTGCACTCAAAATTTGTTCCTTATCTCGGGTTTTTGGAAAAATTCATGAATACTCATAAACAGCATCAGGTGCATCATTCTTCCAATATTGATTACCTCGATAAAAATCACGGTGGGTATTTAAACATTTTCGATAAAATTTTTGGGACGCATAAAGTTTTGGATGACAATCAGGAAATAAAATTTGGTGTATTGCATCCACCTCAATCTTACAATCCATTGGTTATTGTATCGCATGAGTACCGTGACATTTGGAATGATGTAAAGAGCACTAAAAACTGGAAGGAAAAATTTATGTATGTTTTCGGCCCTCCCGGATGGAGCCCAGATGGCTCAAGAAAAACTGTAAAAGAGATGCAGGAGGAGAAAGAAAAAGTAGAAATAAAAAAACCCGTAACTAATTCCTCAAGAGAAATGGCAGCGGCATAAGATTGGATATGCAAACTTTTAATATTAAGGGTGGAGAATTGCTTCTTCACCCTAATTTTTTGTCTGAATCTGAAGCACTTAAGCTATTAGATCAGATATTAAATTCAAGTTCCTGGAATCAGGATGAGATACAAATATTTGGTAAATGGCATAAACAACCCCGCTTAACCGCCGTTTATGCAGACGCCGGTGTGAAATATACCTATTCGGGATTAACCCAAAAAACAGCCCCATGGCCTGATTATTTATTGTCGATTAAACAAAAAGTAGAAGTCTTAGCCGAAGCTGATTTTAATCTTGTTTTGCTCAATTATTATCGCGATGGTAATGATAGCATGGGCTGGCACAGCGACGATGAAAAAGAACTCGGGAAGAATCCCTGTATAGCTTCACTGAGTATTGGAGCCGCGCGTGACTTTAAATTCCGGCCGAAAAAGACCATTGAAACACGACCATTTAAGATCAATTTGATCAATGGTTCTTTGCTAATAATGAAAGGGGAAACCCAACACAATTGGCAGCACAGCATTGCGAAAAGCAGGAAAGTTCAGGCACCGAGAATTAATCTGACGTTTAGAAGGATTAATTAATTCTCCCACATCTTGTCGAGCAAGCTGTTGTAGATATCATCGTTCATCTTAAAAAAAGCACCGTTGACCTTGTTCTTTTTTAGATTTTCAACAATTTTCTGCCTGGCATTTTCCTGGATCCCAGCCTCTTTTAGTCTTACCGGTGTTCCAATGGTTTTAAAAAAATCTTCCAGGCCATCAATAAATACTTTGGGATCGGCAGAGCCAAACACTCTCTCGGATAAATATTGCAGTTTTTTTGAATTATCATCGAAAAATACTTTCATCCAGGCCGGATAAACTATTGAAAGACCCGCGCCGTGGGCGATATCATAAAGCACACTCAAACTGTGCTCAAAACCATGCACACCCCAATCGCCTCCTTTTTTGCCTTGCCTTAAAGTTCCGTTTAGCGCCATGGTTGCCAACCACATGATATTAGCCCTGGCATCGTAATCATGTGGATTGTCCTTTAATTCTAGTCCATATCTGATAGCCTGTGAAATTATATCGCTGGCGATGGCGTCACTAAGGGGTGCATCGGATGGATCAAAATATTGTTCCAGTGTATGAGCGATCAGGTCAGAAATTCCAAATGCCGTATAATCCGTAGGTACTGATTTGGTAAATTCAGGGTCCAAATAGGATGTTTTTGGATACAATAATGGGCTTCCAAAGCCGTA is part of the Hyphobacterium sp. CCMP332 genome and encodes:
- a CDS encoding iron-containing alcohol dehydrogenase; the protein is MENFTSYNPTKIEFGKGCVSKLGDDASSYGNKALILIGKGSVKKNGVLDQVVGALKNAGISYEIFEGVKSNPEFETADKATTVAKEAGCQMIIPVGGGSVIDTAKAVAMGFYRDHSIWDFYVKKAEVPTKALPIISVLTLAATGTEMNQFTVIQNTREGRKYGFGSPLLYPKTSYLDPEFTKSVPTDYTAFGISDLIAHTLEQYFDPSDAPLSDAIASDIISQAIRYGLELKDNPHDYDARANIMWLATMALNGTLRQGKKGGDWGVHGFEHSLSVLYDIAHGAGLSIVYPAWMKVFFDDNSKKLQYLSERVFGSADPKVFIDGLEDFFKTIGTPVRLKEAGIQENARQKIVENLKKNKVNGAFFKMNDDIYNSLLDKMWEN
- a CDS encoding lysophospholipid acyltransferase family protein: MEDLLNKKEFINATNLHKFRMELAAGLLMKITGLSNLNKLYLQIAENQDFSFIEKLLDELNIQIDINEVDFENIPKEGAFVTVSNHPFGMLDGILLLYLVASRRPDFKVVANFLLKKIGPIENFFIPVNPFDGSSGSLGGMREALKHLDTGKPIGIFPAGEVASLHPKGEQIISDRQWQLPSMKLVKKARVPVVPIYFKGGNSVVFQLLGLIHPMLRTATLASEFLKKKNATIKVRIGRPISVADQDRFVRYDNYARYLRAKTYSLNASLDVKKFYLPKFSDLRRAMPICEKEPQDLIEKEIESIKNQLILEKNNFRVYISRADEIPHILKELGRLREITFREVGEGTNKERDLDAYDLYYQHLFVWDTLEKEIIAAYRIGRGMDIMQRYGKRGFYIHSLFKIDDEFNPYLEKSLELGRSFVVKKHQKKPLPLFLLWKGILHHLMHHPEYLYIIGPVSISNSYSRLSKNLLVAYIKKFHYNKELARFIKARKNFKLGLKRVDSEILMEGMDKNTFTQIDKTIAGIEPFHLSIPVLLKKYIKENAEIIGFNVDPHFNNSLDGLMILDLKNLNSDMVEKLNKEMKEESQNS
- a CDS encoding ADP-ribosylglycohydrolase family protein, with product MSRNLVRDAIFGFAVGDALGLPVEYKSRSVLKNDPVVGMRQNGTHSQPAGTWSDDSSLSFIFMESLCNGYNVKDFCKKLTDFYFRNYWTPHGKLFHLETSTKNAIERLNRGVSPEESGDFEDYATGNGALMRILPLAFDVLEDDVENRYKKIKEISSITHSNQKSVLACFIYIEFCIQLINGNNKLMAYKKMQDKVNEFIGSHEELNKKVVSDYDRILKNSISTYYESEIKASCYVIHSLEAVLWSFMKSRSYTECVLKAVNLGEDTDTNAALSGALAAIFYGGEKIPEEWINALPKKKEIEELAFRYQDTLVQSAQV
- a CDS encoding sterol desaturase family protein, which produces MPWGGIAFGVLIITEIIFSLKYDKELYQWKDFAASTSMGLGATILSVASKAWAFFLFFAVYELFNVYDPATGWYKNILGYASFGFEWYMFLICQFFDDFNYYWHHRLSHEIRVLWAAHIVHHSSDNFNLGTAIRNGWVTLFYKPLFWLWLPALGFHPIMVMTCLAIQSLWQFQLHSKFVPYLGFLEKFMNTHKQHQVHHSSNIDYLDKNHGGYLNIFDKIFGTHKVLDDNQEIKFGVLHPPQSYNPLVIVSHEYRDIWNDVKSTKNWKEKFMYVFGPPGWSPDGSRKTVKEMQEEKEKVEIKKPVTNSSREMAAA
- a CDS encoding alpha-ketoglutarate-dependent dioxygenase AlkB, whose amino-acid sequence is MQTFNIKGGELLLHPNFLSESEALKLLDQILNSSSWNQDEIQIFGKWHKQPRLTAVYADAGVKYTYSGLTQKTAPWPDYLLSIKQKVEVLAEADFNLVLLNYYRDGNDSMGWHSDDEKELGKNPCIASLSIGAARDFKFRPKKTIETRPFKINLINGSLLIMKGETQHNWQHSIAKSRKVQAPRINLTFRRIN
- a CDS encoding septal ring lytic transglycosylase RlpA family protein, which encodes MSQSVFKQTGTASFYDDSFEGKETASGDKYRASKLTAAHLMLPFGTIVKVTNIKNGNFVEVEVNDRGPYVEGRLIDLSKSAAEALGFVHEGLAEVEIEVLEHSDQMEKGKSSHKRANRDVPEHKKEFYEVHSEAISPAGFGVQIATFRELTNMMETIHNLKKSYQKKVIVEVVDVNQVPVYKVIIGHIKSAKKAQELQQTLKNQYSDCFVYEF
- a CDS encoding DUF4837 family protein; this encodes MKSYFVFGFSVLIILFSSCEEIRNNTSTKKNSQGAYGEVVLVMDSLQWEGELGYALKTTFQKPFPGLPQAEAYFNLRHIKPSLFDGLLKYQSTIIYVTTLDNKSKANRRIQGYFSKKSLNKIKKDGKEFIYTRKDEFAKNQLVIHLYGRNEKELIENVKNNEQNIIDMIDDHERRRIQLELYRGKEEKDLTKYLENKHEYGFRVPFGYDLAVDRDTFVWMSQLGTDLFRNLIIARKNYLSEAEFEKDSIIKWRNEIGKNHLFGSGEKDTVSYMLTDEKYLPVLSQKVDFNGKFAIECRGLWKLKNNTRGGPFISYTFVDEASNRMYYIEGFLYAPNKIKRHIVRELEAVLYTFKIYSEEDMES